The genomic window TAGCCGATCCACTTGTAGGTGGTCAGTTCCTCCAACCCCATCGGACCGCGCGCGCCCACCTTGTCGGTGCTGATGCCGATTTCGGCGCCCATGCCGAACTCGCCGCCGTCGGTGAAGCGGGTGGAGGCGTTCCAATAAACGGCCGCGGCGTCCACGCCCGCCAGGAACTCTTGTGCGGTTTGTTCGTTGCAGGTGACGATGGCGTCGCTGTGGGCGCTGCCATAGTTGTTGATGTGGGTGATGGCTTCCCGGACGCCGTCGACGACGCGCACGTTCAGGATGAGGTCATTGTATTCGGTGTACCAGTCCTGTTCGGTGGCCGGTCGAAGTTCCAGGGGCGGGTCGCTCTGGAGGCTGCGCAGGGTTTCGAGGGCGGCGGGGCAGGCGCGGATCTGGACCTTGCGCGCGGCCAGGGCGCGGCCGATGCGCGGGAGAAAGGAGGGGGCGATCCTCCGGTCCACCAGGAGGGTTTCCATCGCGTTGCAGACGGCCGGGCGCTGGCATTTGGCGTTCAGCACGATCTGCTCCGCCATGTCCGGGTCCGCCTCACCATCCACGTACACGTGGCAGACTCCCTTGTAATGCTTGATGACGGGCACGCGACTGCATTCGGCCACGGCGCGGATCAGGCCCTCGCCGCCGCGCGGGATGCACAGGTCCACGTACTGGGTGAGCGAAAGCAGGATGGGGATGGCTTCCCGGTCGGTGGTGGGAACCACCTGGATGGCCTGCATGGGGAACCGGTCGCCGAGGGCTTCCCGTCCGGCCGAGACCAGGATTTGTGCG from Limisphaera ngatamarikiensis includes these protein-coding regions:
- a CDS encoding glutamate-5-semialdehyde dehydrogenase; amino-acid sequence: MTLQEQLTELARQARAASRTLALLTTDEKNRCLRAMADALERETAALLEANRRDMEAATAAGLRPAMLDRLRLDEKRVAAMARGLREVADLPDPVGRILEERVRPNGLRLRKVAVPIGVIVIIYEARPNVTADAAGLCFKSGNATILRGGREALHSNQLIAQILVSAGREALGDRFPMQAIQVVPTTDREAIPILLSLTQYVDLCIPRGGEGLIRAVAECSRVPVIKHYKGVCHVYVDGEADPDMAEQIVLNAKCQRPAVCNAMETLLVDRRIAPSFLPRIGRALAARKVQIRACPAALETLRSLQSDPPLELRPATEQDWYTEYNDLILNVRVVDGVREAITHINNYGSAHSDAIVTCNEQTAQEFLAGVDAAAVYWNASTRFTDGGEFGMGAEIGISTDKVGARGPMGLEELTTYKWIGYGQGQIRT